A genomic window from Schistocerca serialis cubense isolate TAMUIC-IGC-003099 chromosome 4, iqSchSeri2.2, whole genome shotgun sequence includes:
- the LOC126475143 gene encoding dual specificity protein phosphatase 19 produces MFINLAMSFLSSLIQKKQHLRPCQTTVTSPDGRVHKEIIKDGKCVHLPQTDSLAPGYVVDTNPDLQVALVLPGLCCGSQDVVQDVNLLHNYGITHILSLGVRVEQFDGFEYKFVEALDLPDTDIVSFLEPSFEFLKKVKDSNGCVFIHCNAGISRSATLVIAYLIKECGMTFTEAFAYLKERREAIRPNDGFIKQLKQYENSLKTTI; encoded by the coding sequence ATGTTTATAAATCTTGCAATGAGCTTCTTGAGTAGTTTGATACAAAAAAAGCAACATCTTCGGCCTTGTCAAACCACAGTAACTTCTCCAGATGGCAGAGTTCACAAAGAGATTATTAAAGATGGTAAATGCGTGCACTTGCCACAGACAGATTCATTAGCACCTGGCTATGTTGTTGATACGAATCCTGATCTGCAGGTTGCTCTTGTATTACCAGGTCTTTGCTGTGGCTCCCAGGATGTTGTACAAGATGTTAATCTTCTTCATAATTATGGAATAACACACATATTAAGTTTAGGTGTGAGAGTTGAACAGTTTGATGGTTTTGAGTATAAATTTGTTGAAGCTCTGGATCTACCTGACACAGACATTGTATCATTTTTAGAGCCAAGCTTTgagtttttaaaaaaagtgaaagacaGTAATGGATGTGTGTTTATTCACTGCAATGCTGGTATATCTAGGTCTGCTACTCTTGTAATAGCTTACCTCATTAAAGAATGTGGTATGACATTTACAGAAGCATTTGCATACTTGAAGGAGAGAAGGGAAGCAATTAGACCAAATGATGGGTTCATCAAACAACTTAAACAGTACGAAAATTCATTAAAAACCACAATTTAA